The Apium graveolens cultivar Ventura chromosome 10, ASM990537v1, whole genome shotgun sequence nucleotide sequence CTGGTTGCCAAGGGTCTGGAATGAAGGTGTCAATCAGGCATCTTGGACCTTCTATGATTCAGCAGATGCAGCATCCTTGCAATGAATGCAAAGGAACAGGAGAGAGTATTAGCGACAGGGATCGGTGTACCCAGTGTAAGGGTGAGAAGGTTGTTCAACAGAAAAAGGTTTTGGATGTCGTGGTGGACAAGGGTATGCAGAATGGGCAGAAGATTACTTTTGCTGGAGAAGCTGATGAAGCGGTATGACTCTTTCTGGATCGCTAATTGATATTGGAATCTTCTTATATACGTGACATCTGACTAATTGGTTTTTTGTATTGTTTTGCAGCCTGATACTGTCACAGGAGATATTGTGTTTGTCTTGCAGCAGAAAGAACATCCCAAATTCAAGAGAAAGGGTGATGACCTTTTTGTCGAGCACACTTTGTCACTGACTGAGGCTCTTTGTGGGTACCAGTTTGTCTTGACTCATCTGGATGGCAGGCACTTGCTGATCAAGTCTAATCCCGGAGAAGTTATCAAGCCTGGTATGTGTAGCATTAAGATTTGTTTTGATTGTTTATTTTAATGTTGCTTAATGATTCTTAGGCTTGACTAATGCTAATGTCTTGGTCCGAATGTGCACAGATCAATTCAAGTCGATCAGCGATGAGGGTATGCCAATGTACCAGAAGGGCTTCATGAAAGGCAATCTTTACGTTCACTTCAACGTCGAATTCCCTGATTCCTTGACCCTTGACCAGGTCAAGGCACTCGAGGGCATCCTTCCACCAAGGCCTTCTCAGCAAATGACCCCGATGGAGTTGGATGAGTGTGAAGAAACTACATTGCATGATGTCAACATCGAAGAGGAGATGCGAAGGAAACAAGCTCAGGCACAGTCGGAGGCTTACGACGAGGATGAAGATATGCATGGAGGAGCTCAGAGAGTGCAATGTGCTCAGCAGTAGTGAATCCTAGTGTTTGATAAAAATGGAAGTTATGGTTTTGGTGGTTGATTATGTTTGTACTAGCAGCAGTGGATATTGCTGTATGTTTGATATTTATAGGAATTGTATTGAACCTCCTTGAGATAATGGCGTCAAATTTTTGTTGCTCTGCATCTATTAAGGTCTCTCCCATGAATATTTAATAATCTTCTTTTAATAATCTTGTGCTTTGATTTGATGTGATTAAAAATTTGCATGCTCACCAGACTGTGAATTTGTGTTTGGTGAATACGACTGCATGATTTCTTGTTCAGTAATGCGAGATTGGTAATGCTTTTCCTTCTTTCTTAAAAAATTTGCAGTAAGCTTAAATTCTCAAGTGATGAGTTAAAATTTTGATAATTAACAAATGGTGAAAAATCAACAAATATGTTTACCAAATTTTTATGAATTATTGTAGAGGTGTCAAATTGGTACATGAAATGATTTCCATATGGTTTGATTGGTTAATAAGAGGGATGGGGTCAGCAATCCTACCGAATTCTAAATGAGACCAAAAAATATACGatagaaataatttgtttttgtcTAATCCTACCAAATGTCAAATCATCAAATATTACGGATACATAATTTGATAACTTTGACATTACTCAAATATTATACTAAGTCATTTATACACTCAAATTTTTTTTAATGCTAAACTTTCATTAAGAATTAAAAAGATCATTTATAGATTCAAATTTTTTTTGTActaaacttttattaaaaattaaaaaggtTGGGAACTACATTACCTTATCAACTCATACTCATGTTCAAAAAATTCGAAACCCGAAATTCAATCAAAAAAGTCCGAAAAATCCGATCCGGAAAAAAACTCGACCCAGTTCGGCCCGGCCCGCAGGTCTTAAATGGGCCTCCTTTTTCTCGGAAACCCGGCTCGGCCCGAAACccgaaaaaataaaaaaaacctGGATAAAAGTCCGGTTCGGCCCTGATAAAAGCTCGGGTTTTTGAAAATCCTGATTAAAAAACcgattttttatataaaatttaaaaatatacaatacttttaatgatatttaatataatatattataatattagaagcaattaagatatatataattatttatatattatattaaaaataattatttattttagtgtCTAAACTACTCAATATGATatatcaaatttttttttttccgGTATTTAAATTACTCAtaattcgagttataaaatattaaaatatttttttaatatataaataacaAGTCCGGATAAAGCCCGGTTCGGCCCGGCCCGCGGGCCTAAAACGGGTATTTTACTTTTTAGGAAGTCCGGCCGGTCCGATCCGATTTTAaaaaaagcccggcccggtcgGTTTTTTAAAAAACCGAGATTTTAACCCGAATAAAGCCTGGCCCGATTGGCTTTTTGTACATCTCCGACTAACATCCATTTCTCTATTTAAAATATAAATCAACTTTTAATTTTTATTTCAGTTGATCAAATTCTAATTGAATTTACAAATTTTCAGAACTTATTAACAAATAAATATAATGTTATATA carries:
- the LOC141688792 gene encoding dnaJ protein homolog, encoding MFGRAPKKSDNSKYYDVLGVSKNASQDDLKKAYRKAAIKNHPDKGGDPEKFKEISQAYEVLSDPEKREIYDQYGEDALKEGMGGGGGGHDPFDIFSSFFGGGSPFGGGGSSRGRRQRRGEDVVHPLKVSLEDLYSGTTKKLSLSRNVICSKCNGKGSKSGASMKCAGCQGSGMKVSIRHLGPSMIQQMQHPCNECKGTGESISDRDRCTQCKGEKVVQQKKVLDVVVDKGMQNGQKITFAGEADEAPDTVTGDIVFVLQQKEHPKFKRKGDDLFVEHTLSLTEALCGYQFVLTHLDGRHLLIKSNPGEVIKPDQFKSISDEGMPMYQKGFMKGNLYVHFNVEFPDSLTLDQVKALEGILPPRPSQQMTPMELDECEETTLHDVNIEEEMRRKQAQAQSEAYDEDEDMHGGAQRVQCAQQ